The Dehalococcoidia bacterium region TCCACCGAACCACCGCTCTCTGTCGTCACGCTGCTTTCAGTCACGTATGCGAAGCCTGCCCCGCGCTTCCGAATCGATTCGCGATCATGATAGCACACAACAGGAGGCGGCGCTGCGGGCTGCCGGGGGCAGCGAAGCGGAAATAACAGGAGCTGGGGAACTATAGTGAAAGGATGTGCACGGATGCGGCCGCCGCCTCGCCGCGCACCATGCCGCCGCCGTTTTCCGTCAGCCCCACCTTGGCGCCCTCGACCTGGCGGTCGCCGGCCTCGCCGCGCAGTTGCAGGAACAGCTCGTAGAGCTGGGCAACGCCCGTAGCGCCGACAGGATGTCCTTTCGCGAGCAGCCCGCCGCTCGTATTCACGGGAATCCGGCCGCCGAGCTCTGTTGCCCCCTCATCGATGAGGCGGGCCCCTTCGCCGGGCGCGCAGAAGCCCAGCTCCTCGTAGATCAGCAGCTCCGCCGGGGCCGTCGCGTCGTGCACCTCCGCCACATCGACGTCCCCCGGCCCGATACCCGCCATCTCGTACGCGGCGCGCGCCACCCGCTCGGTGATCCCGGGCGGACGCTGATCGGTGCCGGAGGCAACCGCCGAGCCGCGGACCCAGACGGGCTTCGTCGTGTACTGGAACACCTTCTCTTTGGCGACGAGCACGGCGGCGGAAGCGCCGTCGCCGATGGGGGCGCACATCAGCCGCGTGAGGGGCTCGGCGACCAGAGGCGAAGCCAGTATCTCTTCGAGTGTGTACACTTCGCGGTACTGGGCGTGCGGGTTGAGGCTACCGTTGTAGTGGTTCTTCACCGCCACCTTACCAAAGTGCTCTTTTGTCACGCCGTAGCGCTCCATGTGCTGGCGGGCGCCCGCAGCGTAGATGTCCATGAACACGCTGCGCGACTTCCCGGGCTCGCCGACGGCTCCTGGCGCCGCCTTCGCAGCCTTCTCCGCCTGCTCCTTCATGTAGGCGAGCATCTGCTGCGCCAGCTCGACGTCCGTACCCGCCGTGAAAAGCGAGAAGACCTTCGCCTTGTCCTCGCTGTACATCTTTTCCATGCCCACCGCCAGCGCGATGTCGTACATGCCGGAAGCGACGTAGAGCCACGCGAGCTGGAAGGCGGTGGAGGAGCTTGCGCATGCGTTCTCGGTGTTGATCATCGGTATGCCCTGGATCCCCATGTCGCGCAGCACCACCTGCGCCCGCACGCACTCCTGGCCCTGTCCCAGCCCGGCGGCGGCATTGCCCACGACCGCGACCTGCGGCACCGACTTGTCCATCCCGCAGGAATCAAGCGCGGCCGTAACCGCCTCGCGCGTGAGGCTCTTCAGGTTGCGGTCCAGGTACTTTCCAAAGCGCGTCATCCCCGCGCCGACGATGGCGACATCCCTCATTTCTCACTCCTTTTCAGACGGTAACCGGGCCTAGGTCTATCTGGGTCTATCTCTAAGTTAGCCCTCGGTTATGTATACGGCAAGCGATGCGCTCTCAGACTACGTCGACGCCCGTGGGCGCGACCTCGCCCCCTCGCACCGGCCGCCGCGCGCCCCCGATCCGAAAGCGGCCCATCAACCGTATGTCCTCCGACGAGCTGCCCACCATCACTTCCACGTCTCCCGGCTCGACCACGAACTCCATCGCCCGGTCATAGAACGCGAGCGCACGCGGGTCGACGCGGAAGGTCACCGTGCGCGTCTCTCCCGGCGCGAGGGCCAGCCGCTTGAACCCGGCAAGCTGTTTGACGGGCCGCGTCACCGTGGCGACTACGTCCCGCAGGTAGAGCTGCACGACCTCCTCGCCCGCCCGAATGCCGCTGTTCGTTATGTCCACACTGATCGCGACCCTCCCGTCCGGGGCGACCACTTCCGGACTCACCTTCAGCCCGCTGTATTCGAACGACGTGTAGCTCAGGCCGTGCCCGAAGGCGTACAGCGGCGATACCGGCAAGTCCACGTAGTCGCCCTGCCACATCGTGCGACCCCCGGACGGCTTGTGCCCATAGTAGACCGGAACCTGCCCGACGGAGCGGGGAAACGTGATGGGCAGCTTCCCTCCCGGCGCCGTCTCGCCGAAGAGGACGCGGGCGACAGCGTTTCCGCCCTCCTCGCCGGGCAGCCAGGCGACGAGCACCGCCGCCACGTTCTCTGCTATCCACGGGACCGCGGCCGGGCGCCCGACGGTGAGGACGACGACGACGGGCCGCCCTGTGGCCGCTACCGCCTCGATCAGCGCCTGCTGCGCGCCCGGCAGCCCCAGATCGGCGCGGTCGCTCGACTCGCCGCTGGTGCAGCCGCGAACGAGACCCGACCTGTCGCCAACGCAAACGACCGCGACCTCGGCGCGAAGGGTGGCCTCCACCGCCGCGGCGAAACCCGCCGTCGAGGGGTCGAGCACATCACAGCCCTTCGCGTGGAAGACCTCCGCATCCGGCGCGATATTGCGGATGCCCTGCAATATCGACACCATCGGCACGAAATGCTGCGACAGATCGGGCGGCGCAGCGTCGGGGCGCGGCTCGGCGCCGGCTGCCGCGGGCGCAAACGTTATTTCCAGGTGGGACGGGTAGTGATAGTCGCCCTGCATCAGGCGAATGTCGTCGGCGCTGGGGCCGATGACCGCGATCCGCTTGAGCGAGCGGCTCAGCGGCAGGAGACCGCCTTCGTTCTTGAGCAGCACGATCGACTTCTCGGCGACGCGAAGCGCCAGTTGCCGCTGCTCCGTCGTATCGAAGACGGCGGCCGCGGACGGGGCATGCACGTACGGGTCTTCGAAGAGGCCGAGCCGGAACTTCATGCGCAGCACCCGCGCGACCGACCGGTCGATGAGCGACATCGCGATCCGGCCCTGTTCCAGCGCCTCCCGAAGCGGCCCGCCATAATAACGCAGCTCCGGCAACTCAACGTCGATTCCGGCTTCGAGCGCCAGCGCCGCCGCCTCCGGCTTTGAATCCGTCAGGTGGTGGTAGTGCACCAACATGGGAAGCGTGGTGTAGTCGCTGACGACGACGCCCTCGAAGCCGAGCTCATCGCGTAGGAGCGCTTCGAGAAGCTCGCGCGAGGCGCCGCAGGGGACGCCGTCGAGCTCGTGGTACGCGTTCATCATCGACCCGAGGCGCGCCTCCCGTATCGCCGCCTCGAAAGGGGCCGCGTATACTTCCAGCAACTCCCGCCGGGGGATATGCGCGGGCGCCCAGTTGAGGCCCCCTTCTGAGGCGCCGTAGCCGATGAAGTGCTTTCCCGTGGCGACGACACCGCTCTTCCAGTCGTCGCCCTGGAGTCCCTTCACATAGGCGACCCCAATGCGTGATATGAGGTGCGGGTCTTCGCCGAACGTCTCCTCCGTCCGCCCCCAGCGGGGGTCGCGCACGACATCGAGGACGGGCGCCAGCGCCTGGTGCGCCCCCACCGACCGCATCTGGAGCCGGATGACGGACGTCATTTCCTCGATGAGCTCCGGCTCCCAGGTGGCCGCCAGCCCGATCGCCTGGGGGAAGCAGGTGGCGTCGCGGGCTGTGTAGCCGGCGCAGCTTTCCTCGTGGACTATTGCCGGGATACCGAGACGCGTTTGCTCACGGAGAAACCGCTGGATCTCATTCGCCAGCTGCGCCGTTTCCTCGGGACGCAGCGTCGTCGCGCCGCCGATGCGCGTTATGTGCCCGATCCCGTGGCCGATCAGCTCCCGCGCCTTTGCTTCCGCGAACGAACCGTCCTCCAGCAGCGACGTCGACCACGCTGCCCCCAGTTGCGCCACCTTCTCATCGAGGGTCATCCGGCCCAGCAAGTCGGCGACCCTTTCGGCCAGCGGCCTGCGGGCATCCTTGTATGCGGGTAAGCCTTTCGTTCCCTTCATGGGCAGTGCCTCGAGGTGGGAGAATCGGCCTGAGGGTATCATCGGGCGGCGCGAATCCGCAACAAGAACGCCGCCGTAAACCGGCGACGCGCCTGCCATGTTCAATCCGAGACGCTATCGAATGGCGCGCCCTAGGCGGCCCGCTCCTTCTTTGCCGGCCGCGCGTCCTCGGGATGCGGCACGGGCTGCATCTCAAGGCGGGCGGTATCGAGCCCGTACAATATGCCGACCGCCCAGTCGAGGGCGACCATTACCCGGTTGCGTACGCTGGCGATCTTCATCAGGTGGATGCCGCGCCATACGGCCCAGCCCAGGATGCCCTCGAACAGGAAGGGGCCGATCTCTGCCGCGCCCGCAAGGCCGCCCAGCGAGATCACGTTTCCCTTCGAGCGGAACCGGAAAGGCTTCTGAGGCCGTCCCCTGATGGACCGCACCACGTTCTCCGCGGCGGCTTTGCCCTCTTCCTCTGCCGACTGGGCGAGGAGCGGCACCGGCTCGCGTGTGCGAGGGTCTTCGATGTGGGCGTTGTCACCCACGGCGTACACACCTGGCCGTCCCTGTACCTGAAGAAACTGGTCTACCAGGAGCCCGCCGCTGGAGCCGTGTGGAGCATCAAGCGAAGTGACCAGGTCGGGAGCGCGAACACCCGTCGCCCAGATCATCGTTCTCGTCGCCAGTCTTCTTCCGTCCGCGAGCAACAACTGGTCGGGCAGGACCTCGGCGGGCCGCGTGTTCAGCCAGACCTCGACCCCTGATTCCCTCAGCTTCGTGAGCGCGGCCTTCGCCATCCGTTCGCCCATGTGGCCGAGTAGCCTTCCCGCAAGCTCGACGACGACCACCCGCGCTTCGTCCATGCTCAGCAAGGGGTAGTCCGATGGTATCACCTTGCGCAGGAAGTCCATCAGTGCGGCGGCTGCCTCAACACCCGTCGAGCCGCCGCCGACTATCACGAACGTGAGCAGCCTGCGCCTTTCCTGCGCCTCCCGCGTCTGCACGGCCTCCTCCAGCATATCGATGACGTGGTTGCGGATCGCCAGCCCGTCCTCGATCCACTTCAGAGGGAGGGCGTGCCGCTGCGCGCTCTCGTTGCCGAAGAAATTGGTGGCGGAACCGAGAGCGATGATCAGGTAGTCGTAGTGTTCTTCATCGCCGTCGAGAAGCACGCGGCAACGCTCGAAATCGATCCCCTGCACCGTCGCGCGCCGGAACTCGATGCCGCGGCGTCCCGCGTACTGCCGCAGCGGGCTCGCCACCTCATACGGGTCGAGCGCCCACGTGGCGACCTCGTACAGCAGGGGCGTGAAAAGATGGTCGTTGTGCCGGTCGATCAGCCGGACGTGAGCGTGGTCGCCAAGACGCCGGTGCAGCGTGCGGACGGCGGAGAGGCCGCCGAAACCCGCCCCCAGGACGACGATCCGCGGCCAAGCGTTGGGAGCCTCGATCCGCCGCCGATCGCGCAGGACAAAGCGGACAAAGCCTACCACGGCAAGAATCGCCAGGAAAGCGAGCCCCGCAGCTTTCATCGCTGTGCGCACGAGCGACATCTCTTTTCACCTGCGCCCGCCATCGAGGTGGCAACAGTCTCTTGTCGCGGCCGGTGTCCACGCCGCCATATTCAATATAGACGCCTTCCATGAAGAAGCCATGAAGGGGCGCACATCCGGCATGAACAGGACGTGAAAGGCTTTTCCGCCCGTTTCGACGGCAGTCGGGCTCGCGTCACACCTTTTCTCGCGGCAGGACAGTCCGACAATTACTGTGGGGGTACGCCAACACGATGACCGGAACGAGGCCGATACGAGCAGCGCTCGCGGGAGCGCTCGTAGCCTCCGTCGTCGGTCTCGCCTCAACTCTTCTCCTACCCTCGGCCGCTGCCGCCGCATGCGCCGGCTTCGCCGCGCTGGCATGTGCCATCGCGTCCGCGCTTACGTGGCGCCGTCATTCCGCGGCCGGCGACGGGCTGGTGGAAAAGGCCGCGAAGGAGGCGGAGACGGGACGCAAGCTCGTTATCTACGAGCGGACGACGGGGCTGTTCGCGTACTGGTACATGGCGATGAGGACGGAAGAGGAATGCGCCCGCGCCACCCGCTACGAGATGCCCTTCGCCCTCGCCGTCGTCGAGCCCGCGACCGGCTCCAACGAATGGGCCCTGCACGGCCTGCTCAGCGACTGGCTGCAGGCCAACACGAGGGCGACCGACCTCGCGGGCTACGCCGGTA contains the following coding sequences:
- a CDS encoding thiolase family protein; translation: MRDVAIVGAGMTRFGKYLDRNLKSLTREAVTAALDSCGMDKSVPQVAVVGNAAAGLGQGQECVRAQVVLRDMGIQGIPMINTENACASSSTAFQLAWLYVASGMYDIALAVGMEKMYSEDKAKVFSLFTAGTDVELAQQMLAYMKEQAEKAAKAAPGAVGEPGKSRSVFMDIYAAGARQHMERYGVTKEHFGKVAVKNHYNGSLNPHAQYREVYTLEEILASPLVAEPLTRLMCAPIGDGASAAVLVAKEKVFQYTTKPVWVRGSAVASGTDQRPPGITERVARAAYEMAGIGPGDVDVAEVHDATAPAELLIYEELGFCAPGEGARLIDEGATELGGRIPVNTSGGLLAKGHPVGATGVAQLYELFLQLRGEAGDRQVEGAKVGLTENGGGMVRGEAAAASVHILSL
- a CDS encoding glycoside hydrolase family 3 N-terminal domain-containing protein; translation: MKGTKGLPAYKDARRPLAERVADLLGRMTLDEKVAQLGAAWSTSLLEDGSFAEAKARELIGHGIGHITRIGGATTLRPEETAQLANEIQRFLREQTRLGIPAIVHEESCAGYTARDATCFPQAIGLAATWEPELIEEMTSVIRLQMRSVGAHQALAPVLDVVRDPRWGRTEETFGEDPHLISRIGVAYVKGLQGDDWKSGVVATGKHFIGYGASEGGLNWAPAHIPRRELLEVYAAPFEAAIREARLGSMMNAYHELDGVPCGASRELLEALLRDELGFEGVVVSDYTTLPMLVHYHHLTDSKPEAAALALEAGIDVELPELRYYGGPLREALEQGRIAMSLIDRSVARVLRMKFRLGLFEDPYVHAPSAAAVFDTTEQRQLALRVAEKSIVLLKNEGGLLPLSRSLKRIAVIGPSADDIRLMQGDYHYPSHLEITFAPAAAGAEPRPDAAPPDLSQHFVPMVSILQGIRNIAPDAEVFHAKGCDVLDPSTAGFAAAVEATLRAEVAVVCVGDRSGLVRGCTSGESSDRADLGLPGAQQALIEAVAATGRPVVVVLTVGRPAAVPWIAENVAAVLVAWLPGEEGGNAVARVLFGETAPGGKLPITFPRSVGQVPVYYGHKPSGGRTMWQGDYVDLPVSPLYAFGHGLSYTSFEYSGLKVSPEVVAPDGRVAISVDITNSGIRAGEEVVQLYLRDVVATVTRPVKQLAGFKRLALAPGETRTVTFRVDPRALAFYDRAMEFVVEPGDVEVMVGSSSEDIRLMGRFRIGGARRPVRGGEVAPTGVDVV
- a CDS encoding NAD(P)/FAD-dependent oxidoreductase, with product MSLVRTAMKAAGLAFLAILAVVGFVRFVLRDRRRIEAPNAWPRIVVLGAGFGGLSAVRTLHRRLGDHAHVRLIDRHNDHLFTPLLYEVATWALDPYEVASPLRQYAGRRGIEFRRATVQGIDFERCRVLLDGDEEHYDYLIIALGSATNFFGNESAQRHALPLKWIEDGLAIRNHVIDMLEEAVQTREAQERRRLLTFVIVGGGSTGVEAAAALMDFLRKVIPSDYPLLSMDEARVVVVELAGRLLGHMGERMAKAALTKLRESGVEVWLNTRPAEVLPDQLLLADGRRLATRTMIWATGVRAPDLVTSLDAPHGSSGGLLVDQFLQVQGRPGVYAVGDNAHIEDPRTREPVPLLAQSAEEEGKAAAENVVRSIRGRPQKPFRFRSKGNVISLGGLAGAAEIGPFLFEGILGWAVWRGIHLMKIASVRNRVMVALDWAVGILYGLDTARLEMQPVPHPEDARPAKKERAA